In the Longimicrobium terrae genome, TCAGGGATGCACGGTTCCGCGCGGCGCACCCGCCCCGGCCGTTCGTTCCGCCGGCCCCGCGCACCAGCGTGCTGGAGGACGGGCGGGTGATCGTGAAGCGGGTGCAGGCCACCGCCGTGGTGGAGATCGAGGAACTGGAGGATGAGGGACCCGGGTACCTGTTCGACGTCGGCGGCGGGCAGGTACTGTTTCTGAAGGGCCTGGACTACGATCCACTCGATGACGAAACGCCGTGGCCCAACACGGATTTCGAGATCATCCGCGGCCTGGTGGACGGCGAGTTCGTCGCGATGGCGTACCACGGCAAGGCGCTCCCGCACACGCGCGTACTCCGCCACCACGAGGTCGACGCCGAAGCGGTGTGGGATGAGCGCGAGGAAGTGCTGACCATGAGCCTGGATCAGGCCGTAAAGCGCATCCTCCGGCGCGCGTGACTCTCACTTGCAGATGCTTCAGTACGGGCTCGACAGGTACGTTGATGCGTCAGCAACTGGAATACGTTTGCCGATGTTGACCCCTCACGACTTGTGTTGGTGACCCTGGAATGCACTTGCACAGTAGTGGAGAACTTACAAAACACAGTCTGAGAGCGTCGATGAGCGATCAAGATTCCGTTTCGAAAATTGAGTTGTCAAAGGCCCTGAAAGCTGTGCAGGCAGTCGCATCCCGGAGTCAATTCGACCAGGTACTCGCCATCTTGGTCCCTGACGAAGACCAAGCGGTCCAGCAGGCAATTCTCGGGCTGTCGGAGGAGGATGAATTCGCGCTCCTGTGCCGCTTGATGGAGACAGCGACCCATATTAGTCCGCTGGAGCAACGGCCGATCATCCGAAATAACTCTATTGCGCCAGATTTTCTCGTTCAGTTTCAAGTAGCGCATCCGACGGTTCCCGCAATAGGGAACTCAGAGCCAGTGCGGTGCTTTGTAGAAGTTAAATCAACAAAGAAAGAGCGGTTCAAGATCGGGGGCTCCAACCTTCGGCAGAGGAGAGCATTTGCTGACGCGTTTGGATTCCCACTGTTCATCGCGGTTCGGTTCCTCAGTGCTGGTCAGCATGCTCTCTGGGCGATCGTTCATGATGTAGATCGTGCAAAAACTTCCTTGACTATCACGCCTCAAGATGTGCTAGATGGAGTGCGTTCGTTGGTGTGGAACGAACTCGGGTACTATGTCAGGCCAGGACTGTTTTTCGAAGCGGAGTTCGACAGCACGAGCCAAGATGACAACGTGCTACACCCGGTTTATGGAACCCAGACGAAGTTTCGCGCCGTTGCTGATCACGCGAGTATCGAAAGCACCGGCGCATCGGCATTCTTCACTTCGATGCTTTTCGAATGTTTCGACCTTCGCGAAGTCCAAATTCAGAGGATGGGCGCGATAACTATTCAACGGTTAGAACCCCGTATCAATAATCTCCTTTTGGCCGACATCGTATTCAGGATCAACCAACTATTGCGGGAGGATGACGGGCGGTTGCTCTATGACGCTTCACGGGCGCTCGCGCGAATCGACACCCAAGGCGACAAGTACCTCCTCAAGAGATGGTTTGTGGAAAAGCTGATAGAGAAGTACGTGCGCGAGAGTTTTGTTTTTCTTGGAAAGATGGGAGATTCTGACCGTCAGATGCAGAACTACGTTTCCCTTCTAAACACGCGCTGACTCGGAAGTCCAGCCCTGACGTCAAGTTGCGCACCTTGATAGAACCACCGCGCGCCCACTAGATTTTCCGGCTCCCCGCGAGCGCGAGCCGCGCCCGGGGCGTCATCGAGCACACACATCATCCGAACGCAACGACAGGAGGATAGCGTGGCTGAGCAGGCGCAGCAGTTCACCTTTCAGGCAGAGGTGCAGCGGCTCCTCGATCTGGTGATCCACTCGCTGTACACCGACAAGGAAATCTTCCTTCGCGAGCTGGTGTCCAACGCGTCCGACGCCATCGACCGGCTTCGCTTCGAGGCGCTCACCCGGTCCGATCTCCTCCCCGAGGGCCACGAGCCCCGGATCCGCCTGATCCCCGACGCCGAGGCGCGCACCCTCACCATCGAGGACGACGGGATCGGAATGACGCGCGACGAGGTGGTGCAGAACATTGGCACCATCGCGCGCTCCGGCACCCGCGAGGCGCTGGCGCAGCTCAAGGACAAGGGCGACGGCGCGGCGCAGCTGATCGGCCAGTTCGGCGTGGGCTTCTACTCGTCGTTCATGGTGGCGGACCGCGTGGAACTCGTCACGCGCAAGGCGGGAACGGATGAGGCGGTGCGTTGGACCAGCGCCGGCGACGGATCGTTTGCGGTCAGCGACGCGGAGCGCGACCGGCCAGGCACCAGCATCACGCTGCACCTGAAGCCCGTCGACAGCGAAAACGGCATCGAGGACTACACCGACCGCTGGGTGCTGGGCCGCATCGTCAAGCAGCACGCGGATTTCATCACCTATCCCATCGTGCTGCCGGGCGAAAAGACGGAGGAGCTGGCGGACCCCGCGCCGGAAAAGCCGCTCAACTCCATGAAGCCCATCTGGGCGCGGCCGCCGTCGGAGGTGACGGCCGAGGAGTACGCGGACTTCTACAAGCAGATTTCGCACGACTGGTCGGAGCCGCTGGAAACCATCCACACCCGCGTGGAAGGGCTGGTGGAGTACCAGGCCGTGCTCTTCATTCCGTCGCGCGGCGCCAACGACCTGTATTACGCCGGCTTCAAGCCCAACCTGCGGCTGTACGTAAAGCGCATGCTGGTGCGCGAGAACAGCGAGGAGCTGCTGCCGCGCTGGATGCGCTGGGTGCGCGGCGCGGTGGATTCGCCGGACCTGCCGCTGAACGTGTCGCGCGAGATGCTGCAGAGCGACCGTCACGTGCGGCAGATTCGCCGCGCGCTCACCAAGAAGGTGATCGACACGCTCAAGAAGCTGCAGGAGAACGACCGGGCCAAGTACGAGGCGTTCTGGCGTGAGCTGGGGCGGGCGGTAAAGGAGGGTGTGGACAGCGACTTCGAGAACCGCGACGCGCTGCTGGGGCTGCTGCTGTTCGGCTCGTCGCGCGAGGCGGAGGCGCTTACGTCGCTGGCGGAATACGTGGGGCGCATGCCGGAGGGGCAGAGCGACATCTGGTACCTGACCGGCGCCAGCCGCGAGCAGATCGAGAACTCGCCCGCGCTGGAAACGTTCCGCGACCGCGGCTGGGAGGTGCTGTACCTGACCGACCCGGTGGATGAGCTGGTGGTGCAGTCGGTGACGGAATTCGAGGGGAAGAAGCTGCGCAGCGCGGGCAAGGGCGCGGTGGAGCTGGAAGGGGCGGAAAAGAAGGAATCGTCCGACGAGCAGAAGAAGGAGTTCGAGCCGTTTCTGCAGGTGCTGCAGACGCGGCTGACCACGTGGGTCAAGGAGGTGCGCCTGTCCGGCCGCCTGACCAAGTCGCCCGCCGTCCTCGTGGTGGCCGAGCACGACTACTCGCCGCAGCTGGAGCGGCTGATGTCGATGGGGCGCGACGGAATCCGCCAGCGCCGCATTCTGGAGCTGAACGCGTCGCACCCGCTGGTGCAGGGCCTTCGCCGCCGCTTTGACGCGAACGCGGACGACGGCGTCGTGGGCGACTACGCGGAACTGCTGCTGGGATG is a window encoding:
- the htpG gene encoding molecular chaperone HtpG; this encodes MAEQAQQFTFQAEVQRLLDLVIHSLYTDKEIFLRELVSNASDAIDRLRFEALTRSDLLPEGHEPRIRLIPDAEARTLTIEDDGIGMTRDEVVQNIGTIARSGTREALAQLKDKGDGAAQLIGQFGVGFYSSFMVADRVELVTRKAGTDEAVRWTSAGDGSFAVSDAERDRPGTSITLHLKPVDSENGIEDYTDRWVLGRIVKQHADFITYPIVLPGEKTEELADPAPEKPLNSMKPIWARPPSEVTAEEYADFYKQISHDWSEPLETIHTRVEGLVEYQAVLFIPSRGANDLYYAGFKPNLRLYVKRMLVRENSEELLPRWMRWVRGAVDSPDLPLNVSREMLQSDRHVRQIRRALTKKVIDTLKKLQENDRAKYEAFWRELGRAVKEGVDSDFENRDALLGLLLFGSSREAEALTSLAEYVGRMPEGQSDIWYLTGASREQIENSPALETFRDRGWEVLYLTDPVDELVVQSVTEFEGKKLRSAGKGAVELEGAEKKESSDEQKKEFEPFLQVLQTRLTTWVKEVRLSGRLTKSPAVLVVAEHDYSPQLERLMSMGRDGIRQRRILELNASHPLVQGLRRRFDANADDGVVGDYAELLLGWSLLAEGSEPHDPVRFTQLVAGLMETGLDSAPSSPSAASSTETESAPVADSDGSVPASEAGESEAATATA